In the Desulfobacterales bacterium genome, GTGACGCTGAGAATCAACTCGAAGTCCCCTTGTGTATTTACGCGGGAAATGGCGTTGTTGGATGTGCCCGTGCGGCACGGTGAAGGAAAGTTTTATGCGGAGATGGCGGTCTTGAGCCGCCTGAAGGAAAATAACCAGATCGTGGTGCAATACGCGCTGCCCGACGGCGCGCTAGCAGCGGGGCGTTTTCCCTATAATCCCAACGGCGCCGTAATGGACATCGCCGGAATCTGTGATCCCACGGGGCGCGTCTTCGGACTGATGCCGCACCCGGAAGCATTCAACCATCCCACCAATCATCCGGATTGGTTGCGATATCGCGAAAAGGCCACGCGCGGCCTGAAGCCGCCCACTGCCGGTTTTACTCCGGGCATTCAATTGCTGAAAAACGCGGTGGATTATTTTAAGTGAGTGATGCTCAGTGTGTTCAACACTCGGTCCATTTTTCTGCCCCCTCTGACCGCATGGACAGAACCGCAGTGCCAGGTTCCATGTTCGTGTAAACATGATTTTTCAATTGCTTATGAGGTGCCATATCCGGTAATCTGTTTCACAGCGTGGGCCCATGAGGCGATTCGCCGGATGGTATTCAGTGTAATATTTTCCTCGGTCATGAGGTTACCGTCTATTCTAATGGAATTTCACAGCCGGAGATTGCCCGGCGAAGTTCAGTTTTATTTTTGAAAGGAGCAGCTTGAATATGTCGGATGAAATCAGAGTCCTTGTTATCGGCGGTGTTGCGTGTGGCCCGAAAACAGCGGCCCGGTTAAAGCGCCTTATGCCGCAGGCCCGGATAACGGTGATAGAGCGGGGAGATATTATATCCTACGGTGCTTGCGCGCTTCCCTTTTATGTTGAAGGGGTGTTCTCAAACATAGACGAGTTGTATAAAACCCCGGTGGGAGTTGCGCGGAATCCCGCATTCTTTGCTGCGGTCAAAGGTGTTCAGGTTCTGATTCGCACGGAGGTTTTGAGCATCAGCCGCAGAGAAAAAACCGTGCGGATAAAGTCATTAGATACGAAAATCGAGGAGAATCTTGCTTATGATAAATTGGTGCTTGCCACGGGCGGCTCGCCCGTAAGGCCGCCGATTTCCGGAATGGACTTAAAAAACGTCTGGTTCATGACCCACCCGATGGATGCCGAGTCGCTGAGCCGGGAGATCAAAGAACAATCGATAAAAAAAGTGGTTATGGTAGGTGCCGGGTTTATCGGTATGGAAATGGCGGAAGCGATGATTCGCAGAGGGCTGGATGTGACCATGGTGGAGATGATGGATCAGGTCATGCCGGGTGTTCTGGATGCGGATATCGCCGCTTTGGCGGCAAAGCCCCTGGTTCAAAACGGTGTGAATCTCATTTTGGGCGAAAAGGTTATTGCGATCGAGGGGGACGCGAAAGCATCGGTTGTTCGAACGGACCGGCGGGAGATTGCCACGGACGCCGTGATTGTTGCCGTGGGAACGCGCCCCAACACCCAATTGGCGGCGGCGTCCGGTTTAGTGTGTGATCGAGGTGTTGTGGTGAACGAATATGGTCAGACCAGCGACCCGGACATATACGCCGGTGGGGACTGTGCCGAGAACCGATATGTCCGTCCGATAATGGGGCGAAACGTCTATGTGCCGCTGGGTTCCACAGCCAATAAAAACGGGCGTGTTATTGCCAACCATATCGCAGGAATGGCTATTCCCTTCAGCGGCATCAGTTGCACTTCCATCGTGAGGGTGTTTGATCACACGGTGGGCCGCACCGGTCTGACCGAGAAACAGGCG is a window encoding:
- a CDS encoding phosphoribosylformylglycinamidine synthase subunit PurQ, whose amino-acid sequence is MKAVKVLILTGYGLNCDAETAYSFEKAGASTQRVHINRLIAGEVGLNDFQILVFGGGFSWGDDHGAGVVQAVRMRTHMGDQLVSFIEKGNLVIGICNGFQTLVNLGLLPGLDGDYTARKVALIHNDCGNFRDDWVTLRINSKSPCVFTREMALLDVPVRHGEGKFYAEMAVLSRLKENNQIVVQYALPDGALAAGRFPYNPNGAVMDIAGICDPTGRVFGLMPHPEAFNHPTNHPDWLRYREKATRGLKPPTAGFTPGIQLLKNAVDYFK
- a CDS encoding FAD-dependent oxidoreductase codes for the protein MSDEIRVLVIGGVACGPKTAARLKRLMPQARITVIERGDIISYGACALPFYVEGVFSNIDELYKTPVGVARNPAFFAAVKGVQVLIRTEVLSISRREKTVRIKSLDTKIEENLAYDKLVLATGGSPVRPPISGMDLKNVWFMTHPMDAESLSREIKEQSIKKVVMVGAGFIGMEMAEAMIRRGLDVTMVEMMDQVMPGVLDADIAALAAKPLVQNGVNLILGEKVIAIEGDAKASVVRTDRREIATDAVIVAVGTRPNTQLAAASGLVCDRGVVVNEYGQTSDPDIYAGGDCAENRYVRPIMGRNVYVPLGSTANKNGRVIANHIAGMAIPFSGISCTSIVRVFDHTVGRTGLTEKQARALGLVIETTTWTGPDMPHFMSEARPLIIKMIADRRDRKLLGIQVAGMGNGAKRLDVAAAVILLGGSVDQVADIDYGYAPPFSPPLDPLAVCAHLMQNKLDGIANGISSAAAQSKIEKGEVVLLDVRTPAEVAEINLPYDSVHIPLGMLRTRAGELPQDREILAFCKVSMRGYEAQRILNAAGFDKVSFIEGGIVGWPYALK